The following nucleotide sequence is from Arvicola amphibius chromosome 1, mArvAmp1.2, whole genome shotgun sequence.
GGGGATTTCTTCTTGGCTTCCAGGTCCTTTTTAATCTCTTCAAGTTTTTTGGCCAGGTTTGGCATGTCATAATTCTGAGCCAGATACATTCCAACCACGTTGCCCAAAGTAAATCCAAGCAGGAACTGGAGCATGATGTCGGTAGGGAGGGCGAGGAGGGTGTGAAAgggctgttttttgtttcttttaactctttgcgggaccactacccagctcccaaataaatatagaagactttttgcctctggacttttatcttgctttattctatatgtctctcttcccttcttcctctgtggctgggtagctggctcctaatgtcctcttctctttctcctcttttttttagctcctcccttctcctgtttatttctctgcctggcagctctGCCTATTTCTCTCCCCTGCCTAGCCACtgaccgttcagctctttattagaccaatcaggtgttttagacaggcaaagtaacacagctttatacaattaaacaaatgcaacagagaAGAATACAAgccatctttgcattattaaacatatattccatagcataaaagaatgtaacccatctttaactaatattccacaatagccATGCTGTACAGCTTAGTTTTACATGCTTTCCAGGCGAGGGACTGGTGGAGCGGGGCCATGGAATTCTTACATAAATGGTGATAAGTGTTTATTttgatgaaagaataaaaataaaagatgatccAGTTTTTTTGATGTCAGAAATTGAATGATGAATTCTATGTCTAGTTTTCTCTTCGTTACATATATATTTGAGGTCAACCAAAACCTATTGTTGCATATAATATCATTCACTTCCATGGACTACCAAAGTTACAGACTGGCAAGCAATAGAGGCATGGTGGTACATCTGTCATTACACATTGGGTAGGGTGAGGTGGCAGGAGTGAGCCCAAGGGTAGTCTAAAGGTAGTCATGAGACTCTGACTtattaaacaagcaaacaggagaaaaaaagggagagagagagagagagagagagagagagagagagagagagagagagagagagagagagaaagaataaattaatgtACTAGGAGCTGTGAACAGTAGTTACCTGACGTGGGATAcccctttgtatgttgtgaatatattttattatcattggttaataaagaagctttttcagccaatggcttagcagagtaaagccaggcaggaaatcaaaacagagatagaaagagaataggcagagtcaaagagatatcaagtagctgctggaggagaaagatggcTGCCGCTGAACCCTtaccggctgcccagacccgaataatgaagcagaaactatattaatgacaacaTTGTTtggctctgctaagccattggcagaaACAGTTTCCCTACTGATAATAAgacacattcatagcatacagaggggaatcccacatcagtcaccGCATCATTTGTGCGCGATGGAGGGGTGGGAACGGCTCTGCTCATCTTCCCGTCTTTCCCAGGCTACTCTTTACAAGGTTCTCTGTAAGTATCATCACACCACTCCCCTAATCGCGTTTCATGACGTTTCTGAACCTTTCTCTTGTTCTTATTGTATTACTTCTCTGCAATCATATCTTGTATGCCTGGGGTCTCCCTTTCTACTAATTACCACTTCTAGCCATCTGCTCAAGAATTGCCtgtaggggggctggagagatggctcagtggttaagagcattgcctgctcttccaaaggtcctgagttcaattcccagcaaccacatggtgctcacaaccatctgtaatggggtctggtgccctcttctggccttcaggcatacatacagaaagaatattgtatagataataaataaatatttttttaaaaaaagaattgcctATGGACCTCAATCTCCAGAGAGATTATAAGTTCCTTGCTGACAGTGATACTTCATATTTTCTATCATATAAAGTACAGTGTCTTGTGGATTGAAGatgctatttaaaataattgtgaaTTGAACCATATTTCTTACTGGGcatctctgcatttttttttaaattagaaattaaagagCTATGCCTAGGATAGTATCTCTATTAGCTTGGACTTGTCCAACAAATATCTATTGTTCCTAGTAAAAAATTATAGTAAACTGTCTTTAAATTCAGCTCAGTTTCTTGGTTCTTATAGCTAAAGAAAATTTGTTCATGTAAGACAGTTTTCTAGCAGGTGTCTTTAAGGGGTGGGTACTAAAATGCAATGATGtgatagttttgatttttttgtttttctctcagacaaggtctcatgtagcctaggctggcctcaaattcacaatgcagccaagaatgaccttgaactcctgattctcctgtctttatctccaaagtgttgggactacaagtatgtgccaccaggCTCCGCACAGTTTTGAAAGGATATTAAGTTTAATATAAGGATATTAGTGACCTCtgtactggatagttttatgtcaacttgatacaagctaataTCATCTGTGAGGAGGGAACTTCCATTAAAAacatgcttccataagatcaggctgtaggcaagcctgtgcattttcttaatcagtggtAAATAAGAGGGGCCTagtctatt
It contains:
- the LOC119805937 gene encoding short transmembrane mitochondrial protein 1, which produces MLQFLLGFTLGNVVGMYLAQNYDMPNLAKKLEEIKKDLEAKKKSPSS